The following coding sequences lie in one Alloacidobacterium dinghuense genomic window:
- a CDS encoding helix-turn-helix domain-containing protein — translation MPLPHTEQLHAIEAAADRLQIASKTIRNWIGARRIAVYRIGRSVRIPESEIQRILNEGYGPALDEDRAI, via the coding sequence ATGCCACTGCCTCACACAGAACAGTTGCACGCTATAGAAGCAGCAGCCGATCGGCTGCAGATTGCATCCAAGACGATCCGAAATTGGATCGGTGCACGCCGCATCGCCGTTTATCGGATAGGCCGCTCTGTTCGGATTCCGGAATCCGAAATTCAGCGCATTCTTAACGAGGGCTATGGACCCGCGCTAGACGAAGATCGAGCAATTTAG
- a CDS encoding HigA family addiction module antitoxin has protein sequence MRMMNPVHPGVILRASLGDMDVTDAANRLKISRTALSRILNGHAGLSADMALRLEKFFGNPSEFWMDLQKQWELAQARKEDAPVINSIRPLHQAVRA, from the coding sequence ATGAGGATGATGAATCCGGTGCATCCGGGAGTGATCTTGCGAGCATCGCTAGGTGACATGGATGTGACTGATGCCGCAAACCGTCTCAAGATATCTCGCACGGCGCTGTCACGCATTCTGAATGGCCATGCCGGACTCTCTGCTGACATGGCCTTAAGGCTGGAGAAGTTCTTCGGCAATCCGAGCGAGTTTTGGATGGACTTGCAGAAGCAGTGGGAACTTGCCCAGGCCCGGAAGGAAGATGCCCCGGTAATCAATTCGATTAGGCCGTTACATCAAGCCGTCCGCGCTTGA
- a CDS encoding PEP-CTERM sorting domain-containing protein (PEP-CTERM proteins occur, often in large numbers, in the proteomes of bacteria that also encode an exosortase, a predicted intramembrane cysteine proteinase. The presence of a PEP-CTERM domain at a protein's C-terminus predicts cleavage within the sorting domain, followed by covalent anchoring to some some component of the (usually Gram-negative) cell surface. Many PEP-CTERM proteins exhibit an unusual sequence composition that includes large numbers of potential glycosylation sites. Expression of one such protein has been shown restore the ability of a bacterium to form floc, a type of biofilm.) translates to MDRSKTIFRYSVSIVLFIFAAGSFNSALWETAALKILYTGLNSGYHRIIWVADGPTHAQFTYLRLAFLALFAVPAFFKVRDVQDVYRRFLWIFAAASVFWVLVIPTLLALTHGGPWELSPNFTQQIPEPSTMYALTGGMTVLLFVRTRSKRQV, encoded by the coding sequence ATGGATCGAAGCAAGACAATTTTTCGATACAGTGTGTCGATTGTACTTTTTATTTTCGCTGCCGGGAGTTTCAACAGTGCTCTCTGGGAGACGGCGGCCCTCAAAATTCTCTACACCGGCCTCAACAGTGGCTATCATCGGATTATCTGGGTGGCGGACGGCCCAACACACGCGCAATTCACGTACCTCAGGTTGGCGTTTCTTGCCCTCTTTGCGGTTCCAGCGTTTTTCAAGGTTAGGGACGTACAAGATGTCTATCGGCGATTTCTCTGGATATTTGCGGCAGCCTCAGTGTTCTGGGTGCTTGTCATTCCCACGCTGCTCGCTCTAACTCACGGCGGCCCTTGGGAGCTTTCACCAAATTTCACGCAGCAGATTCCTGAACCTTCAACGATGTACGCCCTCACGGGTGGTATGACTGTGTTGCTCTTCGTTCGGACACGCAGCAAGAGACAGGTGTAA
- a CDS encoding Druantia anti-phage system protein DruA, with product MERKRLGPHGWTSVFSLMRDGKELAAAIRANQADSLVPNAIDPYLQVIEDSNERCQFTGLRLMDVWRYFRYNWAMPYNSVPGRSMLALVRDAVAPNHPIIGIAALGSAIVQLSQRDKWIGWTSANFVSSTQDKPTIALARWVPRQLETLTQSIYKADLIKAGHVTYRELSRPTEDSISRLLAEAKIAWELHRRFPHRSKHKPRSYDDRHWKREALTHLFRAKRCETLAQLLQVRRTLNELNYEPKVDSLQALLAHAGGKKVLEALVRASKAEHIGIDMLDITICGAVPPYNPLLAGKLTALLLCSPEIVQAYARRYKDAPSIIASSMAGRTVHRPPRLVLLGTTSLYGERLNQYHRVQIPRGVAGAKETIRYAYLGESVGYGSSHLCAETVRELELLLAQSSRGRRVNSIFGEGVSPRLRKIRDGLDFLGFPSDRVLNHGNPRLIYGVPLALNFRGVLVGLEKNPRYILPQRGSREVSRAIARYWGSRWLSPRVERRPELLDIVAVNDIRLPYQHSARVDLPGLEEDALPLFA from the coding sequence ATGGAGAGGAAAAGACTTGGCCCGCATGGCTGGACGTCCGTATTCTCTTTGATGCGTGATGGCAAGGAACTGGCCGCTGCCATACGAGCAAATCAAGCCGACAGCCTCGTTCCGAATGCCATAGATCCTTATCTGCAAGTGATAGAGGACTCAAACGAAAGATGTCAGTTTACCGGCCTTCGGCTAATGGATGTCTGGCGATACTTTCGCTACAACTGGGCAATGCCCTACAACAGTGTGCCAGGAAGGAGCATGTTGGCGCTCGTGCGCGACGCAGTTGCTCCCAACCACCCCATAATTGGCATAGCCGCCTTGGGCAGTGCGATCGTTCAACTCTCGCAACGAGACAAGTGGATCGGATGGACTTCCGCTAACTTCGTTAGCAGCACTCAAGATAAACCGACAATAGCGTTAGCCCGCTGGGTTCCTAGGCAGTTGGAAACTCTAACACAATCCATATACAAAGCTGATTTGATCAAAGCTGGTCATGTCACATATCGCGAGTTGAGCAGGCCCACTGAAGATTCGATTTCGAGGCTGTTGGCGGAAGCAAAGATTGCTTGGGAACTTCACCGCCGATTTCCACATCGAAGCAAGCACAAGCCGCGTTCGTACGATGATAGACACTGGAAACGTGAAGCTCTGACTCACTTATTCCGTGCAAAACGTTGTGAAACACTAGCCCAATTACTACAAGTTCGTCGAACTTTAAACGAATTGAATTATGAGCCCAAGGTTGACTCCTTGCAGGCTCTGTTAGCTCATGCAGGTGGAAAGAAGGTCCTTGAAGCACTCGTCCGCGCGTCGAAAGCAGAGCACATCGGCATCGACATGTTGGACATAACCATTTGTGGGGCTGTTCCTCCCTACAATCCGCTCTTGGCAGGGAAGTTGACCGCTCTTCTTTTGTGTAGTCCGGAGATCGTTCAAGCTTATGCACGACGCTATAAGGACGCCCCTAGCATCATTGCTTCATCGATGGCCGGAAGAACAGTTCATCGTCCTCCCAGGTTGGTCTTGCTTGGAACCACCAGTCTCTACGGTGAACGACTCAATCAGTACCACAGAGTGCAAATACCGCGCGGAGTAGCTGGTGCCAAGGAGACCATTCGCTACGCCTACCTTGGCGAGAGTGTCGGATATGGTTCCTCCCATCTCTGCGCAGAAACGGTTAGGGAACTTGAACTGCTCCTGGCTCAAAGCAGTAGAGGACGCCGTGTAAACAGTATTTTCGGCGAAGGCGTCAGTCCAAGGCTGAGAAAGATACGAGATGGTTTGGATTTCCTCGGCTTTCCCTCAGACCGTGTTCTAAATCACGGTAATCCGAGATTGATCTATGGGGTTCCTCTTGCTCTTAACTTCCGAGGGGTGCTCGTTGGGCTAGAGAAAAATCCGCGTTACATACTGCCTCAACGGGGTTCGCGAGAGGTCTCCCGCGCCATTGCACGCTACTGGGGGTCCAGATGGCTGTCACCAAGGGTTGAGAGGCGTCCAGAGTTGCTCGATATCGTGGCTGTGAACGACATCCGCTTGCCCTACCAGCATTCCGCCCGCGTTGATCTCCCGGGCCTAGAGGAAGATGCGTTGCCTCTGTTCGCCTGA
- a CDS encoding tyrosine-type recombinase/integrase — MGTFKRGRIYWYEFRFRGVRIRESSYSPIRAVAERKEREHRRNLELGNAGLKRIESPLKVAQAITVLLEEKIPHWEPSTLENNGRSWKHLSPHFGKLLLDEVSARDISRYQLTRKKEGAGNRTINMEIELLRQVMIKHRRWQLISPDVRMLKEREDIGKALRPDEQVRLLDAAKKSVSQSLYPAILLSIHSGMRINELRHLRWHQVDLAKNEIVVGRSKTLAGEGRVIPLSATALICIKEWKARFPEAKLYHFVFPSERYRLYRDKDTLALTAEVYSHDPAKPMGAWKRSWISCQKRAQVSCRWHDLRHTFVSRMGENGVPDQTLMAITGHLSRKMLERYSHARMESKRAAVRTLDSTLEAEAVQQNESSMLIRPRYNREELYEKVWTMPVRIVAREYGVSDAAIAKACRRLQVPVPGRGYWAKRAANRSVKPRPPLLPKT; from the coding sequence ATGGGGACGTTCAAGCGCGGAAGGATTTATTGGTACGAGTTCCGTTTTCGTGGAGTGAGAATTCGCGAATCAAGCTATAGTCCAATTCGGGCTGTCGCCGAACGAAAGGAACGGGAACACCGCAGGAATCTAGAACTGGGAAATGCTGGTCTCAAACGGATTGAGAGTCCGCTCAAGGTCGCTCAAGCGATAACAGTGTTGCTGGAGGAGAAAATCCCTCATTGGGAGCCTAGCACGCTCGAAAATAATGGGCGCAGTTGGAAGCACTTATCACCGCATTTCGGAAAGCTGTTGCTTGACGAGGTTTCTGCCCGGGACATCAGTCGCTATCAATTGACTCGAAAGAAGGAGGGAGCCGGTAATCGAACGATCAACATGGAAATTGAGCTCCTCCGCCAAGTGATGATCAAGCATCGACGTTGGCAATTGATTTCACCAGATGTCCGGATGCTGAAAGAGCGAGAGGACATTGGCAAGGCTCTGAGGCCAGATGAACAGGTACGACTACTGGACGCTGCAAAGAAGAGCGTTAGCCAAAGCCTGTACCCAGCAATCCTGCTTTCGATCCATTCTGGGATGCGCATCAATGAACTGCGACACCTGCGCTGGCATCAGGTCGACCTTGCCAAAAACGAAATTGTAGTTGGGAGATCAAAAACCCTTGCTGGAGAAGGAAGAGTGATCCCACTTTCAGCTACTGCCCTTATCTGCATTAAGGAGTGGAAAGCCCGATTTCCAGAAGCGAAACTTTATCATTTCGTCTTCCCATCCGAGAGGTATCGCCTCTATCGGGATAAGGATACATTGGCGCTCACAGCAGAGGTCTATAGCCACGATCCCGCAAAACCGATGGGTGCCTGGAAGAGGTCTTGGATAAGCTGCCAAAAGAGGGCTCAGGTCTCCTGCCGGTGGCATGACTTGCGTCACACATTCGTAAGCCGGATGGGAGAAAACGGTGTTCCCGATCAGACCCTAATGGCAATCACGGGACATCTATCTCGTAAAATGCTGGAACGCTACTCACACGCCCGGATGGAGTCCAAGCGGGCAGCCGTCCGCACGCTTGATTCAACACTGGAAGCAGAGGCCGTTCAACAAAACGAATCGAGCATGTTGATCAGACCACGCTATAACCGCGAAGAACTTTACGAAAAAGTGTGGACAATGCCTGTCCGGATCGTCGCCAGAGAATACGGCGTATCGGATGCCGCAATCGCCAAAGCTTGCAGAAGACTCCAAGTTCCAGTTCCCGGTAGGGGATACTGGGCGAAGAGGGCAGCCAATCGGTCCGTAAAGCCCCGCCCTCCATTGCTCCCGAAGACTTAG
- the purM gene encoding phosphoribosylformylglycinamidine cyclo-ligase — MSDQKSIIAKSPVTYADAGVDISSGDRAKQRIKYLAQKTFTRNVLSEIGGFGGLFKLDTSKYQQPVLVSSADGVGTKLKVAFELGIHHTVGSDLVNHCVNDIAVQGAVPLFFLDYLATGLLDGVVTEKIVSGLADACRANGCALIGGETAQMPGFYSDGEYDLAGFIVGVVEKEKIITGANIQIGDVLIGLPSTGLHTNGYSLARKLFFEVAGYKAEQYVNALKEKAGAALMKTHRSYLNVIKKLTAGDYVNGMAHITGGGITENLPRILPKTISAVIDLGSWPVLPIFEHLRELGNVSQDEMQRTFNLGIGLIAVIPAEKFKRVKSMLERANEKFYVIGRTVKGDRKVIYQ; from the coding sequence TTGTCAGACCAGAAATCCATTATTGCGAAGTCGCCGGTGACATATGCTGATGCCGGTGTTGACATCAGCAGCGGTGATCGTGCCAAGCAACGGATCAAGTATTTAGCTCAGAAGACCTTTACTCGAAATGTGCTGAGCGAAATTGGGGGCTTCGGGGGACTCTTCAAACTGGACACCTCGAAATACCAGCAACCGGTGCTGGTTTCAAGCGCCGATGGCGTGGGGACAAAACTGAAGGTCGCCTTTGAACTGGGTATTCATCACACTGTGGGTTCAGATCTGGTGAATCATTGCGTAAACGATATCGCAGTGCAGGGAGCCGTGCCGCTTTTCTTCCTCGACTATCTGGCGACAGGACTGTTGGACGGAGTGGTGACGGAAAAGATCGTCAGCGGTCTGGCAGACGCATGCCGTGCCAACGGCTGTGCATTGATTGGAGGAGAGACGGCGCAGATGCCGGGCTTCTACTCCGATGGCGAATACGATCTGGCCGGTTTTATTGTCGGTGTGGTTGAAAAAGAGAAGATCATTACAGGAGCTAACATTCAGATTGGCGATGTGCTCATCGGTTTGCCATCTACTGGTCTGCACACAAACGGCTATTCGCTGGCGCGTAAACTGTTCTTCGAAGTCGCAGGCTATAAGGCAGAACAGTACGTAAATGCACTCAAGGAAAAGGCAGGCGCAGCTCTGATGAAGACGCACCGCAGCTACCTGAATGTCATTAAAAAGCTGACGGCGGGCGACTATGTGAACGGCATGGCGCACATCACAGGCGGCGGCATCACGGAAAACCTGCCGCGCATTTTGCCGAAAACGATTTCGGCCGTCATCGACTTGGGAAGCTGGCCTGTGTTGCCAATCTTTGAGCACCTGCGGGAACTCGGCAATGTTTCGCAGGACGAGATGCAACGCACATTCAACCTCGGCATCGGGTTGATAGCGGTAATTCCGGCCGAGAAGTTCAAACGGGTAAAGTCAATGCTGGAACGGGCTAACGAAAAGTTTTACGTGATCGGCCGGACGGTCAAGGGTGATCGCAAGGTGATCTACCAGTGA
- a CDS encoding ATP-binding protein, with protein sequence MATLVSDRLLSEIDRQKKYLAKLPPTFEYPLFNAMQALESQRRNGYRNTAAAGREIADNSIEAGAHRIHITFDKSTKGKELVKAIAFIDDGPGMLPMMARYALSWGGGTHFDEPGFIGRFGFGLPGFECRRISAKESTRVSVQAFALLGEPQRNCHCHTWCA encoded by the coding sequence ATGGCAACTCTTGTTAGCGACCGTCTTCTGAGCGAAATCGACCGTCAGAAAAAGTATCTGGCGAAACTTCCACCGACATTCGAATATCCCCTGTTTAACGCTATGCAGGCGCTGGAATCGCAGCGCCGCAATGGGTACCGCAATACCGCCGCTGCAGGTCGCGAGATTGCAGACAACTCGATAGAAGCAGGTGCCCATCGGATCCACATCACTTTCGACAAGTCCACCAAGGGCAAAGAACTTGTGAAGGCGATTGCTTTCATCGACGACGGCCCTGGCATGCTGCCAATGATGGCCCGGTATGCACTAAGTTGGGGGGGAGGAACGCATTTTGACGAGCCGGGTTTCATCGGCAGGTTTGGCTTTGGCCTCCCGGGATTCGAATGTCGCCGAATATCAGCAAAGGAATCTACGAGAGTCTCTGTGCAGGCGTTCGCGCTGTTGGGGGAACCGCAGAGAAATTGCCATTGCCACACATGGTGCGCCTGA
- a CDS encoding type II toxin-antitoxin system RelE/ParE family toxin: MIVSFRHKGLEKFFLADRKTGIQPAHADKLRERLTVLNVIKKITDIPVSLATAWDVHPLKGNLKGTMGSL, from the coding sequence ATGATCGTTAGTTTTCGGCATAAAGGATTGGAGAAATTCTTCCTGGCCGATCGGAAAACTGGCATCCAACCCGCTCATGCTGACAAGTTACGCGAGCGATTGACCGTCCTTAATGTGATCAAGAAGATAACGGACATTCCAGTGTCGCTCGCTACAGCATGGGATGTGCATCCTTTGAAAGGCAACCTCAAGGGTACTATGGGCTCTCTGTGA
- a CDS encoding site-specific integrase, whose product MSTRSRIRKQLRMKRRVFSRDELHQVLEHLARNPAMQDLHDVATVIADTGIRPRELALLRWTDIDFDGRRILVTNKALTQRSLPFGPKTMNVLIQRRERQPQSEGVLGPSPARILSRVTRQLRATCEQIGIYGVNLHLIRRTCVSHWYKPNRRLRGLARILGLLNRFLPVLGRLEHRSQLSK is encoded by the coding sequence ATGTCAACTCGATCACGTATCCGCAAACAGCTTCGTATGAAGCGTAGAGTATTTTCTCGTGATGAACTACACCAAGTTCTTGAACATTTAGCTCGCAATCCTGCGATGCAGGACCTACACGACGTTGCAACCGTGATTGCAGATACCGGGATCAGGCCGCGCGAACTAGCGCTGCTGCGCTGGACCGACATCGATTTTGATGGTCGCAGAATTCTCGTCACAAATAAAGCTCTAACGCAACGATCCCTGCCGTTCGGTCCGAAGACAATGAATGTTCTGATCCAGCGGCGAGAGCGTCAGCCGCAATCAGAAGGTGTTCTAGGGCCTTCGCCCGCAAGAATACTCAGTCGTGTGACGCGCCAGCTTCGAGCAACCTGCGAGCAGATTGGCATCTATGGTGTCAACCTACACTTGATCCGCAGAACCTGCGTCTCGCACTGGTACAAGCCGAACCGCAGGCTCAGAGGCTTGGCCAGAATCTTAGGCTTGCTCAACCGGTTCCTTCCTGTCTTGGGCCGCCTGGAACACCGAAGTCAGTTGAGTAAATAG
- a CDS encoding metallophosphatase domain-containing protein: MKVDQRKRKSSRLLGRKTNLQLVLLSDTHELHRELNVPSGDILIHAGDFTMFSRSLRSIIDFNEWLGELPHRWKVVIPGNHETFLQTNPANRSLVNNAAVLINEAVEIAGFRIWGSPVTPGFGPAFSVNSADERRLLYDTIPDNTDILITHGPPYGILDSGSDSQFHAGDRELFNAISRVKPRLSVFGHIHGCHGVIATEETIFANAALLGPLGDIDEEPIVLTIPQK, from the coding sequence ATGAAAGTAGATCAGAGAAAACGAAAATCCTCACGATTATTGGGACGGAAGACCAACCTGCAACTTGTCCTGCTCAGCGATACACACGAACTTCACAGGGAACTCAACGTGCCCTCGGGCGACATCCTGATCCACGCGGGTGACTTCACAATGTTTTCGCGAAGCCTTCGGTCGATCATCGATTTCAACGAATGGCTGGGGGAACTGCCGCATCGCTGGAAGGTGGTCATTCCCGGCAATCACGAAACATTTCTTCAGACCAACCCTGCAAATCGGTCGCTGGTTAATAACGCTGCCGTTCTCATCAACGAAGCCGTGGAAATTGCTGGATTTCGGATCTGGGGGTCACCAGTGACGCCTGGCTTCGGTCCTGCTTTCTCTGTGAATTCAGCGGATGAGCGCCGACTCCTATACGACACAATTCCAGATAACACTGATATCCTCATCACGCATGGACCACCGTACGGGATCTTGGATTCTGGTTCCGACTCTCAATTCCATGCTGGGGATCGGGAGTTGTTTAATGCGATCTCCAGGGTGAAGCCCCGGCTAAGCGTGTTTGGGCACATTCACGGCTGCCACGGAGTCATCGCGACCGAAGAAACGATATTTGCGAATGCCGCGCTGCTTGGACCGCTCGGCGACATTGATGAAGAGCCGATTGTCCTAACGATCCCGCAGAAATGA
- a CDS encoding ATP-binding protein, translating to MIELVDARNFLRSIRETGYRSLAHSMAEFIDNSLQADATTVSITISAEQGGTILIADNGVGMSREGLRKALQFGGSTRFNDRHGTGRFGMGLPTSSVSLAKRVDVYTWKDKIVLHSFLDIDELEESALVSLPEPRRVARPPFIPKSTHGTAVILIRCDRSGKLNDAAGLAQTKFELRRIFRFPLQGILTLEVNGEHLKHFDPLFLSSAHMGVSAALYGPPLEYRIPVGNHSATVRVRFAELPISVWREMSNSEKQALGVSRGAGVSIVRNEREIAYGWYFFGSKRRENYDDWWRCELRFDPELDEQFGVNHTKQQISPTPEIDRLLTPDLENIARTLNFRVRQEFVRTAKPKTHQVPKVVSTGDRYLPSILTSKRSPVRNPNYLLQIDEETRSTAFFRVELAGSRIAVWLNPNHPITSAYLAAKSEDEGQVELFEYALLFAARVELGACNQKQLWWFRHFRTEWSDALAAFLGN from the coding sequence ATGATTGAACTAGTCGATGCCCGCAATTTTCTTCGATCAATACGCGAAACTGGGTACAGGTCTCTCGCGCATAGCATGGCTGAATTCATAGATAACAGCCTTCAGGCTGATGCAACTACCGTATCGATCACGATCAGTGCAGAACAGGGAGGGACGATTCTAATTGCCGATAACGGTGTTGGGATGTCCAGAGAGGGTCTCAGAAAAGCTCTTCAGTTTGGCGGGAGTACGCGGTTCAATGACCGTCACGGTACTGGCCGCTTTGGCATGGGGTTACCCACGAGTTCGGTCTCCCTAGCGAAACGGGTTGACGTTTACACTTGGAAAGACAAGATTGTTTTGCACTCGTTCTTGGATATCGATGAACTGGAAGAATCTGCGTTGGTTTCATTGCCCGAGCCGCGGCGCGTTGCTCGTCCGCCATTCATACCTAAGAGCACCCACGGGACGGCTGTGATTCTGATCCGATGCGACAGAAGTGGGAAACTGAACGATGCTGCGGGCCTCGCGCAAACCAAGTTTGAGTTGCGACGAATTTTCCGGTTTCCGCTTCAGGGCATTTTGACGCTAGAAGTGAATGGAGAGCATCTGAAGCACTTTGATCCCCTCTTCCTTTCGAGCGCCCACATGGGTGTCTCAGCTGCGCTTTACGGTCCACCGCTCGAATATCGGATTCCCGTCGGAAATCACAGCGCAACCGTTCGCGTTCGCTTCGCTGAATTGCCCATATCGGTGTGGAGAGAAATGTCAAATTCGGAGAAGCAGGCTCTAGGCGTGTCGAGAGGGGCTGGCGTTTCTATAGTGCGTAACGAGCGAGAAATCGCCTACGGCTGGTACTTTTTCGGATCGAAGCGACGTGAGAACTACGATGACTGGTGGCGATGTGAATTGAGATTCGACCCAGAATTGGACGAGCAGTTCGGTGTGAACCACACGAAACAGCAGATCAGCCCCACACCGGAGATCGACCGCCTGCTGACGCCGGATCTGGAGAACATTGCCAGAACCTTGAACTTTCGCGTGCGCCAAGAGTTTGTTCGGACAGCGAAACCTAAAACTCACCAGGTTCCGAAAGTAGTATCAACTGGCGACAGGTATTTGCCGAGCATCCTGACCTCAAAGAGGTCTCCCGTCCGAAATCCCAATTACCTTCTACAGATCGACGAAGAAACCAGAAGCACTGCCTTTTTTCGTGTCGAATTGGCCGGTTCGAGGATTGCGGTCTGGCTTAACCCCAATCATCCGATTACCTCGGCGTATCTGGCCGCCAAATCAGAGGATGAGGGACAGGTCGAATTGTTTGAGTATGCTCTCCTCTTTGCAGCGCGAGTCGAATTGGGTGCGTGCAATCAAAAACAACTTTGGTGGTTTCGACATTTCCGGACGGAGTGGAGCGATGCCCTCGCGGCATTCCTTGGTAACTAA
- the purN gene encoding phosphoribosylglycinamide formyltransferase — translation MSERLRSKRLGILLSGRGSNFLAIADAIASGKLAGVEIAVVISNKVDAPGLAAARERGLNAVAIETRGRKRAEHDSEIVACLHEYQVDLVCLAGYMRLLSQEFVAAFPQRILNIHPSLLPAFPGLDAQRQTLEYGAKVAGCTMHFVDEQLDHGVIILQKTVPVLDSDDEHTLAARILEQEHIAYAEAIARVLSEKYQIVGRRYLAEA, via the coding sequence GTGAGTGAGCGACTGCGCTCAAAGCGACTCGGCATTCTTCTTTCCGGACGCGGATCAAACTTCCTTGCAATCGCTGACGCCATCGCAAGCGGGAAATTAGCCGGAGTTGAGATCGCAGTCGTGATCTCAAACAAGGTAGACGCACCTGGCTTGGCGGCTGCGCGCGAACGAGGACTGAACGCAGTTGCTATCGAAACACGTGGACGCAAACGCGCTGAGCATGATTCTGAGATCGTAGCCTGCCTGCATGAGTATCAGGTGGATCTGGTTTGTCTCGCCGGTTACATGCGCCTGCTGTCGCAGGAATTTGTAGCTGCGTTCCCACAGCGTATCCTGAACATCCATCCGTCCCTACTGCCTGCATTTCCCGGGCTCGACGCACAACGGCAGACACTCGAGTATGGTGCAAAGGTGGCTGGCTGCACGATGCACTTTGTTGATGAGCAACTCGATCACGGCGTCATCATCCTGCAAAAAACCGTGCCGGTTCTCGACAGTGATGATGAACATACGCTGGCAGCGCGAATTCTCGAGCAAGAGCACATCGCTTACGCTGAAGCCATCGCGCGGGTGCTGTCAGAAAAGTACCAGATCGTTGGCCGCCGCTACCTGGCAGAGGCGTGA
- a CDS encoding 3'-5' exonuclease, with the protein MKNVREMHERAIYVDLEWTCWDGHPPAGRVREIIEIGAVEVNLNSLEIVREASYLVRPRHLDISSRCTRITGILATDLKSARAFQEVLNAFVTEFSPSEKLCCTWGRDDNDVLTEACRTHGLRSPMRNVIDLSHLFWRLFLLRQQASLTSALSMLGLHFDGVAHTALADARNAARIHAEIIRRMRLGPKLPSEIHAEPTNSPRSTLLGEKLRQVLWTVDSSRNLDRLAIPFKTIRSHTRFRAHKTRKEPSHVNSITYPQTASYEA; encoded by the coding sequence ATGAAGAATGTAAGAGAAATGCACGAGCGGGCAATCTATGTTGATCTCGAATGGACCTGCTGGGATGGCCACCCACCTGCGGGCAGAGTACGGGAGATCATCGAGATCGGCGCAGTTGAGGTAAACCTTAACAGTCTAGAGATCGTTCGAGAAGCCTCATACCTGGTTCGGCCGCGCCACCTGGACATCAGCAGCCGTTGCACGCGCATCACTGGTATCTTAGCGACGGATCTCAAGTCGGCGAGGGCCTTCCAGGAGGTTTTGAACGCCTTTGTAACCGAGTTCTCACCGTCCGAAAAGCTCTGCTGCACATGGGGACGCGACGACAACGATGTGTTGACCGAGGCGTGTCGGACCCATGGGTTACGCAGCCCCATGAGGAATGTGATTGACCTAAGCCACCTCTTTTGGCGTCTTTTTCTTCTGCGGCAACAAGCCAGCCTTACAAGCGCTCTCAGTATGCTTGGTCTGCATTTCGATGGCGTTGCCCATACGGCGCTGGCTGACGCACGGAATGCCGCCCGGATCCATGCTGAGATTATTCGACGAATGAGACTTGGACCTAAGCTGCCATCCGAGATCCACGCTGAACCTACGAACTCGCCGAGGTCAACTCTGCTGGGGGAAAAATTGCGTCAGGTCCTGTGGACGGTAGACAGCAGCCGGAACCTGGACCGTTTGGCCATTCCTTTCAAAACCATTAGGTCGCACACAAGATTCAGAGCGCACAAGACTCGCAAGGAGCCATCTCATGTCAACTCGATCACGTATCCGCAAACAGCTTCGTATGAAGCGTAG